Proteins from one Mycteria americana isolate JAX WOST 10 ecotype Jacksonville Zoo and Gardens chromosome 1, USCA_MyAme_1.0, whole genome shotgun sequence genomic window:
- the ZNF277 gene encoding zinc finger protein 277 isoform X5 has protein sequence MIIEHKLVIADVKLVADFRRYILYWKKRFTEQPITDFCSVIRTNSEAPLEEQDNYFLLCDVLPEDRLLREQLQQKRLREILEQQQRERYDISFHSMCMFCDQEFTGNRSVLLNHMAREHSFNIGLPDNIVNCYEFLAVLQKKLDNLQCLYCEKVFRDKNTLKDHMRKKQHRKINAKNKEYDKFYIINYLEFGKSWEEVQSEDDRELLDNLEEDWSDWEEHPVCAVCLFCEQQADTTEKLYLHMQKSHGFDFPKIKSEHGLNFYQQVKLVNFIRREIHHCRCYNCQEKFQTKGGLISHMEETKHITFLPARSTWDQPQYYFPTYENDTLLCTLSDSEDLITEDQSEDIPVVSEDISNLKALKQSSVLNQLLYEENKTQEKF, from the exons atacatcTTGTACTGGAAGAAGAGGTTTACAGAACAGCCCATCACAGACTTTTGTAGTGTGATACGAACAAATTCGGAAGCTCCATTAG AAGAACAggacaattattttcttctatgtgATGTTTTACCAGAAGACAGATTACTTAGAGAACAGCTTCAGCAAAAGAGACTG aGAGAAATTCTAGAACAGCAACAACGAGAAAGATATGACATAAGTTTTCACAGTATGTGTATGTTCTGTGATCAAGAATTCACAGGAAACAG ATCTGTCCTCCTCAATCATATGGCAAGAGAGCATTCTTTTAACATTGGGCTGCCAGATAACATTGTGAATTGCTATGAGTTTTTGGCTGTATTACAGAAGAAGCTTGACAA TTTGCAGTGTTTATACTGTGAAAAAGTCTTCAGAGACAAAAACACACTTAAAGATCAcatgagaaagaagcagcatcGCAAAATCAATGCCAAAAACAAAGAATATGACAAATTTTATATCATTAATTACTTG GAATTTGGAAAGTCCTGGGAGGAAGTGCAGTCAGAGGACGACCGGGAATTACTAGATAACCTAGAAGA AGACTGGTCTGACTGGGAAGAGCATCCTGTGTGTGCAGTTTGCCTGTTCTGTGAACAACAAGCAGACACCACAGAAAAATTGTATCTTCACATGCAG aaatcacATGGATTTGACTTTCCTAAAATAAAGTCAGAACATG GTTTGAACTTTTATCAGCAAGTAAAGCTAGTGAACTTCATCAGAAGAGAAATCCATCACTGTCGTTGTTACAACTGCCAGGAGAAATTCCAGACTAAAGGAGGATTGATAAGTCATATGGAAGAGACCAAACACATTACATTCCTGCCAGCCAGGTCTACATGGGATCAACCACA GTATTATTTTCCTACCTATGAAAATGATACACTCCTGTGTACACTGTCAGACAGTGAAGATCTGATAACCGAGGATCAAAGTGAAGATATCCCTGTTGTAAGTGAAGATATATCCAATCTAAAAGCTCTCAAACAGAGCAGTGTTTTAAACCAGCTCCTATATGAAGAGAACAAGACTCAGGAGAAATTTTGA